CAAACAAAATCTCCTTTGTCTTCCTCTATTCTTTTTTTTGAGCAATCGTCTTCCTCTATTCTTCATACCTAATCTTTTCCTCATCTTCGTTAACCTCCAAGCTCATCTTAGCACCAAATCTGTTGCCATTGTTTTGTCTCAACAGAACTCCAAATCTAATCATCTCCAACAATCTTTAGTCTCCATTTGAGATTGAATTAAGCTAAGCTTCTTATTCCTTATCTGATTTTGTTGCGATTACAATATCAGCGACTCCGTTGTTGTCATGTCTATAGAGGCCCGACTTACCGGATGGTCAAAAATCCAGTCGATCCCAATGCGTCTCTCGTCGCTAATTTTTGTATTCCTCCGACGATTTTATCTCCGTGGTAAGCACATCCATATTCGGTTGAGTCAGCTTGAGAGAGATTCGCGAATCTCACTCATACCTCCTTAATCGATCAAAGCTCTCCTTTCTAGATTTGACTCAGATGTCGATCCCGACCTGTAACTCTCCTGTAACTCTCGTCGACTTCTTTGAGAACAACAGTCTGACCAACCAAATCAAGGTTCGAGACCTGAGCTTCCAATTTATTTTCTGGCGAACTTGGACCATCAAGCTTAGGCTCTTCCAGTGAGACTCATGTACGCCTCTCTTCCTTCTTCTTTCACATTCTGCTCAAAGAATTTTTTTTATGGTTGTGTGGAATGAAATGATGATGTTCACGGGTTCCAAGCTCACCTTTTATAGCAGAAGATTCAACGACTGGAAGAAAAAAGATATTCATTGAATGAGGAAACATGGAAGGGTGGGTAATTAAGAAGGTTGTCAATGGCAACATTGAATGCATCCCTTAACGGTCCGGTTTCCCTTTGCCGTCGAGAAGGAATACAGACAAATCGACACAAATGACAGCTCTTACCAAAGATTGGCCGTAAAATTCGTCTCTCNNNNNNNNNNNNNNNNNNNNNNNNNNNNNNNNNNNNNNNNNNNNNNNNNNNNNNNNNNNNNNNNNNNNNNNNNNNNNNNNNNNNNNNNNNNNNNNNNNNNNNNNNNNNNNNNNNNNNNNNNNNNNNNNNNNNNNNNNNNNNNNNNNNNNNNNNNNNNNNNNNNNNNNNNNNNNNNNNNNNNNNNNNNNNNNNNNNNNNNNNNNNNNNNNNNNNNNNNNNNNNNNNNNNNNNNNNNNNNNNNNNNNNNNNNNNNNNNNNNNNNNNNNNNNNNNNNNNNNNNNNNNNNNNNNNNNNNNNNNNNNNNNNNNNNNNNNNNNNNNNNNNNNNNNNNNNNNNNNNNNNNNNNNNNNNNNNNNNNNNNNNNNNNNNNNNNNNNNNNNNNNNNNNNNNNNNNNNNNNNNNNNNNNNNNNNNNNNNNNNNNNNNNNNNNNNNNNNNNNNNNNNNNNNNNNNNNNNNNNNNNNNNNNNNNNNNNNNNNNNNNNNNNNNNNNNNNNNNNNNNNNNNNNNNNNNNNNNNNNNNNNNNNNNNNNNNNNNNNNNNNNNNNNNNNNNNNNNNNNNNNNNNNNNNNNNNNNNNNNNNNNNNNNNNNNNNNNNNNNNNNNNNNNNNNNNNNNNNNNNNNNNNNNNNNNNNNNNNNNNNNNNNNNNNNNNNNNNNNNNNNNNNNNNNNNNNNNNNNNNNNNNNNNNNNNNNNNNNNNNNNNNNNNNNNNNNNNNNNNNNNNNNNNNNNNNNNNNNNNNNNNNNNNNNNNNNNNNNNNNNNNNNNNNNNNNNNNNNNNNNNNNNNNNNNNNNNNNNNNNNNNNNNNNNNNNNNNNNNNNNNNNNNNNNNNNNNNNNNNNNNNNNNNNNNNNNNNNNNNNNNNNNNNNNNNNNNNNNNNNNNNNNNNNNNNNNNNNNNNNNNNNNNNNNNNNNNNNNNNNNNNNNNNNNNNNNNNNNNNNNNNNNNNNNNNNNNNNNNNNNNNNNNNNNNNNNNNNNNNNNNNNNNNNNNNNNNNNNNNNNNNNNNNNNNNNNNNNNNNNNNNNNNNNNNNNNNNNNNNNNNNNNNNNNNNNNNNNNNNNNNNNNNNNNNNNNNNNNNNNNNNNNNNNNNNNNNNNNNNNNNNNNNNNNNNNNNNNNNNNNNNNNNNNNNNNNNNNNNNNNNNNNNNNNNNNNNNNNNNNNNNNNNNNNNNNNNNNNNNNNNNNNNNNNNNNNNNNNNNNNNNNNNNNNNNNNNNNNNNNNNNNNNNNNNNNNNNNNNNNNNNNNNNNNNNNNNNNNNNNNNNNNNNNNNNNNNNNNNNNNNNNNNNNNNNNNNNNNNNNNNNNNNNNNNNNNNNNNNNNNNNNNNNNNNNNNNNNNNNNNNNNNNNNNNNNNNNNNNNNNNNNNNNNNNNNNNNNNNNNNNNNNNNNNNNNNNNNNNNNNNNNNNNNNNNNNNNNNNNNNNNNNNNNNNNNNNNNNNNNNNNNNNNNNNNNNNNNNNNNNNNNNNNNNNNNNNNNNNNNNNNNNNNNNNNNNNNNNNNNNNNNNNNNNNNNNNNNNNNNNNNNNNNNNNNNNNNNNNNNNNNNNNNNNNNNNNNNNNNNNNNNNNNNNNNNNNNNNNNNNNNNNNNNNNNNNNNNNNNNNNNNNNNNNNNNNNNNNNNNNNNNNNNNNNNNNNNNNNNNNNNNNNNNNNNNNNNNNNNNNNNNNNNNNNNNNNNNNNNNNNNNNNNNNNNNNNNNNNNNNNNNNNNNNNNNNNNNNNNNNNNNNNNNNNNNNNNNNNNNNNNNNNNNNNNNNNNNNNNNNNNNNNNNNNNNNNNNNNNNNNNNNNNNNNNNNNNNNNNNNNNNNNNNNNNNNNNNNNNNNNNNNNNNNNNNNNNNNNNNNNNNNNNNNNNNNNNNNNNNNNNNNNNNNNNNNNNNNNNNNNNNNNNNNNNNNNNNNNNNNNNNNNNNNNNNNNNNNNNNNNNNNNNNNNNNNNNNNNNNNNNNNNNNNNNNNNNNNNNNNNNNNNNNNNNNNNNNNNNNNNNNNNNNNNNNNNNNNNNNNNNNNNNNNNNNNNNNNNNNNNNNNNNNNNNNNNNNNNNNNNNNNNNNNNNNNNNNNNNNNNNNNNNNNNNNNNNNNNNNNNNNNNNNNNNNNNNNNNNNNNNNNNNNNNNNNNNNNNNNNNNNNNNNNNNNNNNNNNNNNNNNNNNNNNNNNNNNNNNNNNNNNNNNNNNNNNNNNNNNNNNNNNNNNNNNNNNNNNNNNNNNNNNNNNNNNNNNNNNNNNNNNNNNNNNNNNNNNNNNNNNNNNNNNNNNNNNNNNNNNNNNNNNNNNNNNNNNNNNNNNNNNNNNNNNNNNNNNNNNNNNNNNNNNNNNNNNNNNNNNNNNNNNNNNNNNNNNNNNNNNNNNNNNNNNNNNNNNNNNNNNNNNNNNNNNNNNNNNNNNNNNNNNNNNNNNNNNNNNNNNNNNNNNNNNNNNNNNNNNNNNNNNNNNNNNNNNNNNNNNNNNNNNNNNNNNNNNNNNNNNNNNNNNNNNNNNNNNNNNNNNNNNNNNNNNNNNNNNNNNNNNNNNNNNNNNNNNNNNNNNNNNNNNNNNNNNNNNNNNNNNNNNNNNNNNNNNNNNNNNNNNNNNNNNNNNNNNNNNNNNNNNNNNNNNNNNNNNNNNNNNNNNNNNNNNNNNNNNNNNNNNNNNNNNNNNNNNNNNNNNNNNNNNNNNNNNNNNNNNNNNNNNNNNNNNNNNNNNNNNNNNNNNNNNNNNNNNNNNNNNNNNNNNNNNNNNNNNNNNNNNNNNNNNNNNNNNNNNNNNNNNNNNNNNNNNNNNNNNNNNNNNNNNNNNNNNNNNNNNNNNNNNNNNNNNNNNNNNNNNNNNNNNNNNNNNNNNNNNNNNNNNNNNNNNNNNNNNNNNNNNNNNNNNNNNNNNNNNNNNNNNNNNNNNNNNNNNNNNNNNNNNNNNNNNNNNNNNNNNNNNNNNNNNNNNNNNNNNNNNNNNNNNNNNNNNNNNNNNNNNNNNNNNNNNNNNNNNNNNNNNNNNNNNNNNNNNNNNNNNNNNNNNNNNNNNNNNNAGATTTGACTCAGATGTCGATCCCGACCTGTAACTCTCCTGTAACTCTCGTCGACTTCTTTGAGAACAACAGTCTGACCAACCAAATCAAGGTTCGAGACCTGAGCTTCCAATTTATTTTCTGGCGAACTTGGACCATCAAGCTTAGGCTCTTCCAGTGAGACTCATGTACGCCTCTCTTCCTTCTTCTTTCACATTCTGCTCAAAGAATTTTTTTTATGGTTGTGTGGAATGAAATGATGATGTTCACGGGTTCCAAGCTCACCTTTTATAGCAGAAGATTCACTGACTGGAAGAAAAAAGATATTCATTGAATGAGAAAACATGGAAGGGTGGGTAATTAAGAAGGTTGTCAATGGCAACATTGAATGCATCCCTTAACGGTCCGGTTTCCCTTTGCCGTCGAGAAGGAATACAGACAAATCGACACAAATGACAGCTCTTACCAAAGATTGGCCGTAAAATTCGTCTCTCATAACCTATCCGAAACTCCATGGTCGGTTTAACAAATCAGAGTTTGAAGAATATCATGAACCTTAAAAATAGATGATTGCAAGATTGTCAATATTGGGCTTCGATAATGTTTTCAGTTTCGGTTCAACTCTATAACAAAACTGAAAGCAGCAGCCCACTCTATAAATGAACGCAAAGTATTAATAGAAGGGACACGTGTCGGCTTCTCAGGACTCAACTTTCTGACATGGATGCTGAGGTGGCGCAACAGGAGAGAGACAAATATTTATATATCTATATATATATAGATGCTGAGTTCAAAAATATTTTTATGAAGTAATTAAGTTATCCTAAAATTTAAGTAACATTTTAATGGTACAGTACATGATTAAAAGTTAATGTTGTGTAATAATTTTAAACTAGTAAATCAGATAAATTAAAATATAGTCGAAAATCTGAGTGGTGGCATGGTTATTACATTTGTATCACTATGCTGCATGTCCTTCTCTTAATCGGATACTACAGTTAACACCTATACTTTTTTTTGAACACAACACCTATACATAATTAACTAATCACCACGCACCGCACGTGGAGAGTATTTATAAATATATCACTATTCTACCTGTCCTCTGTAACGCGATATTACAGTTGACCTATTTAATGTTAACAGTATAAAATTACTAATCCCCACACGTCGCACATGGACAACCCCTTAAAAACTAGGCAAGAAAGTTGTTACTCCGTCAATATCATTTGCTATTTCTCTGCATAAATAAAAATGAGGGGAAGAGGAGAGGATGTGTTGTCATGGCCTCTTCTCAAAGATCAAGAAAAGAAAAGTAGTGTGAAGGAAGAAGTGAAGAAGCAACTATGGCTATCGGGTCCACTAATGGGCGTGAGTCTTCTTCAGTATTGTCTACAAGTCATCTCCGTCATGTTCGTCGGCCATCTTGGCTCTCTTCCTCTCTCCACCGCCTCCTTAGCCACCTCTTTCGCATCTGTCACCGGTTTCAGCTTTCTCGTAAGTTTTCCTCACATTCACTCTCATATTGATTTCTTGCTAAATAATGTATCTTAATTTCTTAAAATCTTTACGTAGGAAATAAGGAATAAAGGTCGAAATTAGAACTTGATAAGGTAACTGGAGATATTGACTTCCAAAAAATATATAATATACTAGTATTCAGCTTTAATGGACTAATCAGGCCACGTTGGTTGAATATCAAACGCGTAGACATCTTTTCTGCCACTCAATTGAATTTAATAAATAACAAAATATATGTCATTTTATGGAAAAAAAGTGAAAACGCCAAGTAAACAAAATCTTCTTGAATGATTGCTCAGATCTGTTGTTTTTCTTTCTTTCTTTTCCTACCTAAACTCAATTGAATTTAATAAATAAGAACATATATGTCATTTTATGGAAATTTGAAAACGCCAACAAAATCTTCTTGAATTGGTCCACGCATCTCCAATCGCACACAAAAATTTCTTATATAGTGCACATTAAAATAAAATTTTATTATAGCGTTGAATTTGTTCCAATGGTTCACCCTATAATAGAGTTACTTAATGTTGTTTTCTATTATAGAGTAACTCTTTTACACAGAGTGGACTATTGAAACAAATTCAACTCCTATAATAGAGTTATTCTATTTTAACATGAAATATAGAATAAATTTATGTGTACCATTGAAGACGTTTAGATATGTTGTTTTTCTTTTTCTTTTCCTACCTAAACTTAAAACCCATCACTGTCAAAGTGAATGATGTCAACAGATCCAAATTTTGAATGTGCAAATTAGATAGAGTTAACAAATTGCGTTGACTGATTATTCGTAAAGCAAGAAAAGTATACTAAACTGACCTTTCTCCATTTACTCATGAACAGATGGGAACAGCAAGTGCGTTAGATACACTTTGTGGCCAGTCGTACGGAGCGAAGAAGTACGGAATGTTGGGGATACAAATGCAAAGAGCAATGTTTGTTCTTACACTACTATCTGTTCCTCTCTCCATCATCTGGTATAACACAGAGCACTTCCTCGTCTTCTTCGGGCAAGACAAATCCATTGCTTCACTCGCTGGCTCCTATGCAACATTCATGATCCCAAGCATCTTTGCCTACGGTCTACTTCAATGCTTAAACAGGTTTCTACAGGCACAGAACAATGTGTTTCCTGTGGTCCTCTGCTCTGGAATCACCACTTGTCTTCACATCCTCCTTTGTTGGGTCTTGGTTCTGAACTCAAGTTTAGGGTTTAAGGGAGCTGCTGTGGCTAACTCTATCTCGTATTGGCTGAATGCCCTTCTCCTGTTCTCCTACGTCAAGCTATCGTCTTCTTGCTCACTGACTTGGACCGGTTTTTCTAAGGAGGCTCTACGAGACATCATCCCTTTTACGAGACTAGCGATTCCTTCTGCACTTATGGTCTGGTAAGTAAGAAAA
This genomic interval from Brassica oleracea var. oleracea cultivar TO1000 chromosome C2, BOL, whole genome shotgun sequence contains the following:
- the LOC106327555 gene encoding MATE efflux family protein 5, translating into MRGRGEDVLSWPLLKDQEKKSSVKEEVKKQLWLSGPLMGVSLLQYCLQVISVMFVGHLGSLPLSTASLATSFASVTGFSFLMGTASALDTLCGQSYGAKKYGMLGIQMQRAMFVLTLLSVPLSIIWYNTEHFLVFFGQDKSIASLAGSYATFMIPSIFAYGLLQCLNRFLQAQNNVFPVVLCSGITTCLHILLCWVLVLNSSLGFKGAAVANSISYWLNALLLFSYVKLSSSCSLTWTGFSKEALRDIIPFTRLAIPSALMVCLEMWSYELVVLLSGLLPNPVIETSVLSICVNTSGIVWMIPFGLSGAASTRVSNELGAGNPRVAKLAVHVVICLAVVESIVIGLILILVRNLWGMAYSSEPEVVTYIASMMPILALGNFIDSIQCVLSGVARGCGLQKIGALVNLGSYYLFGLPSGLLLGFHFHFRGRGLWLGIIFAMVVQVICLSLVTIFTNWDEEAEKATKRVQSSSDVKDASTDNDSTVVF